One Kitasatospora sp. NBC_01287 DNA window includes the following coding sequences:
- a CDS encoding TIGR03086 family metal-binding protein, whose product MSRERAERRHREVLRLYAEALASFGRRVPAVARNQWQAPTPCAGWSVRDLVNHVAAEQLWAPELLLGATPAEVGDRFEGDVLGADPAAGWARAAAGARAAFAVPDALALTVHLSYGDRSALDYCTQLTIDLVVHTWDLARATGQDSHLAPELVEFGLHEVAPYADRLAATERFAAPVPTAPNADPQTRLLGLVGRHSAPHPPVDPELAD is encoded by the coding sequence ATGAGCCGCGAGCGCGCCGAGCGGCGCCACCGCGAGGTCCTGCGCCTGTACGCCGAGGCGCTGGCCTCCTTCGGCCGCCGGGTGCCGGCAGTGGCCCGCAACCAGTGGCAGGCACCGACCCCGTGCGCGGGGTGGTCGGTGCGGGACCTGGTCAACCACGTGGCGGCCGAGCAGCTCTGGGCCCCGGAGCTGCTGCTCGGCGCGACCCCGGCCGAGGTCGGCGACCGCTTCGAGGGCGATGTGCTGGGCGCGGACCCGGCCGCCGGCTGGGCCCGCGCGGCGGCCGGCGCCCGGGCGGCGTTCGCCGTGCCGGACGCCCTGGCCCTGACCGTGCACCTGTCCTACGGCGACCGGTCGGCGCTGGACTACTGCACCCAGCTGACCATCGACCTGGTGGTGCACACCTGGGACCTGGCCAGGGCCACCGGCCAGGACAGCCACCTGGCACCGGAGCTCGTGGAGTTCGGGCTGCACGAGGTCGCTCCGTACGCGGACCGGCTGGCCGCCACCGAGCGCTTCGCCGCCCCGGTACCGACCGCGCCGAACGCCGACCCGCAGACGAGGCTGCTCGGCCTGGTCGGCCGCCACTCGGCACCGCACCCGCCGGTCGACCCCGAGCTGGCCGACTGA
- a CDS encoding DUF6158 family protein, producing MRLTATTDGASEGVAARSLLDERLLHELEQLHRTRHETFLYGSDEALRHHTERSAELEAEYLRRFPNRLVTAGRTRSGARAREAAARIEATPR from the coding sequence ATGCGATTGACCGCCACCACGGACGGCGCGTCCGAGGGAGTCGCCGCCCGCAGCCTGCTGGACGAGCGGCTGCTGCATGAGCTGGAACAGCTCCACCGGACCAGGCACGAGACCTTCCTGTACGGCTCCGACGAGGCGCTGCGGCACCACACCGAGCGCTCGGCGGAGCTGGAGGCGGAGTACCTGCGCCGCTTCCCGAACCGCCTGGTCACCGCCGGCCGCACCCGCTCCGGCGCCCGCGCCCGGGAGGCCGCCGCCCGGATCGAGGCCACCCCCCGGTGA